In Amycolatopsis jiangsuensis, the following proteins share a genomic window:
- a CDS encoding MFS transporter, producing the protein MTVEGSATTERAAPPRPRGRNVRWAVISALTVLTITSYLDRGNLSVAAPAIREDLGFSATQMGLVLSAFVWPYAIMNLPAGWAIDRFGPKVIMTVAAAVWSIAGAATGLARSVASFLGLRVLLGVAEAPLFPGALKATDQWFPDHEKARATSVYIAATQVGLAIAPPITTALLIAVDWELMFVLVGALGVLGVLCWWLAYEKPDRHRRVTREELAYIKENQRSAAAASSGVGKQWVRLFRYPTIWAMIIGGFCLQYVFWFYITWLPSYLESAQHFSISAAGLLSALPYVAGGVAVVIGGRFSDALVRRGMRAMDARRRTIAGGSLLTAFALGATALSTGPAMAVTLLTVGMFTYSLTTASYWALASDVAETSTMVGSIGSIQNFGGFLGGAFAPIATGVIVDRLGGFVPALVVAALLLLVSVVSYGFLVRKRLPV; encoded by the coding sequence ATGACAGTCGAAGGCAGCGCGACCACCGAGCGCGCGGCCCCGCCCCGGCCCCGGGGGCGCAACGTGCGGTGGGCCGTGATCAGCGCGTTGACGGTGCTGACCATCACGAGCTACCTCGACCGCGGCAACCTTTCGGTGGCCGCGCCGGCGATCCGCGAGGACCTCGGCTTCAGCGCCACCCAGATGGGACTGGTGCTGTCGGCGTTCGTGTGGCCGTACGCGATCATGAACCTGCCCGCGGGCTGGGCGATCGACCGGTTCGGGCCGAAGGTCATCATGACGGTGGCGGCTGCCGTGTGGTCGATCGCCGGGGCCGCCACCGGCCTGGCCCGCAGCGTCGCGTCGTTCCTCGGGTTGCGGGTGCTGCTCGGCGTCGCCGAAGCACCGCTGTTCCCCGGTGCGCTCAAGGCGACCGACCAGTGGTTTCCCGACCACGAGAAGGCGCGGGCGACGAGTGTGTACATCGCGGCCACGCAGGTCGGGCTGGCGATCGCGCCGCCGATCACCACGGCGCTGCTGATCGCGGTGGACTGGGAGCTGATGTTCGTCCTGGTCGGCGCGCTCGGGGTGCTCGGTGTGCTGTGCTGGTGGCTGGCGTACGAGAAGCCGGACCGGCATCGGCGCGTCACCCGCGAGGAACTGGCCTACATCAAGGAGAACCAGCGCAGTGCGGCCGCGGCTTCGTCCGGGGTCGGCAAGCAGTGGGTGCGGCTGTTCCGGTACCCGACGATCTGGGCGATGATCATCGGCGGGTTCTGCCTGCAGTACGTGTTCTGGTTCTACATCACCTGGCTGCCGAGTTATCTGGAGTCGGCCCAGCACTTCTCGATCAGCGCCGCCGGACTGCTGTCCGCGCTCCCCTACGTGGCGGGCGGGGTCGCCGTGGTGATCGGCGGCCGGTTCTCCGACGCGCTCGTGCGACGCGGGATGCGGGCCATGGACGCCCGTCGCCGCACGATCGCCGGCGGCTCGCTGCTGACCGCGTTCGCGCTCGGCGCCACCGCGCTGAGCACCGGGCCCGCGATGGCGGTCACGCTGCTCACGGTCGGGATGTTCACCTACAGCCTCACCACCGCGTCGTACTGGGCGCTGGCTTCCGACGTCGCCGAAACGTCCACAATGGTCGGTTCGATCGGCAGTATCCAGAACTTCGGGGGTTTCCTGGGCGGCGCGTTCGCGCCGATCGCCACCGGCGTCATCGTGGACCGGCTCGGCGGGTTCGTGCCCGCGCTGGTCGTGGCGGCGCTGCTGCTGCTGGTCAGCGTCGTGTCCTACGGGTTCCTCGTGCGGAAAAGGCTGCCGGTGTGA
- a CDS encoding LacI family DNA-binding transcriptional regulator — MVSIRDVAKAAGVSTATVARVLNGGTPVSPDRTERVLRAVRELDYVSNGVAASLSRGRTGLLGLLVSDIANPFTAQVARGLEDEAVRRGYQVLIASSDFDSEREAQVLASFARRTVDAVALLSSSGVGEGVARLVRNGIPTVFVDRRPPDLGEIPLVRTDSLGAAREAVRYLIDLGHTDLGMISGPSGMPTATQRLAGFREACQAAGLVVRPECVREGFLGTAGGYTAMCEVLDLDVRPTAVFSFNNVLAIGALQAVRERGVRIPADLSLVTFDDTDLFPFVDPPITAIEQPAYEIGAQAGTLLFTHLDGGRTAGADVVLPTRFHIRSSCARPGR; from the coding sequence ATGGTGAGCATCCGGGACGTGGCCAAGGCCGCCGGCGTCTCCACGGCAACGGTCGCGCGAGTGCTCAACGGCGGTACGCCGGTTAGCCCGGACCGCACGGAACGCGTGCTGCGCGCGGTCCGCGAGCTGGACTACGTCAGCAACGGCGTGGCCGCCAGCCTGTCCCGAGGCCGCACCGGCCTGCTCGGACTGCTGGTGTCCGACATCGCGAACCCGTTCACCGCCCAGGTCGCCCGCGGCCTGGAAGACGAGGCGGTGCGCCGCGGCTACCAGGTGCTGATCGCCAGTTCGGACTTCGACTCCGAACGCGAGGCGCAGGTGCTCGCCTCGTTCGCGCGGCGCACGGTGGACGCCGTGGCGCTGCTGTCCTCCAGTGGTGTGGGGGAGGGGGTCGCGCGGCTGGTGCGAAACGGCATCCCGACCGTCTTCGTCGACCGCCGCCCACCGGACCTCGGCGAGATTCCCTTGGTGCGTACCGACAGTCTCGGCGCGGCCCGCGAGGCCGTGCGGTACCTGATCGACCTGGGACACACCGACCTGGGGATGATCTCCGGCCCGTCCGGGATGCCGACCGCGACCCAACGGCTGGCGGGCTTCCGCGAGGCCTGCCAGGCGGCCGGGCTCGTCGTACGCCCGGAGTGCGTGCGCGAGGGGTTCCTCGGAACGGCCGGCGGCTACACCGCGATGTGCGAGGTGCTGGACCTGGACGTCCGGCCGACGGCGGTGTTCTCGTTCAACAACGTGCTGGCCATCGGCGCGTTGCAGGCCGTGCGGGAGCGGGGGGTGCGGATCCCGGCCGACCTGTCGCTGGTCACCTTCGACGACACCGACCTGTTCCCGTTCGTCGACCCGCCGATCACCGCGATCGAACAACCCGCCTACGAGATCGGCGCACAGGCCGGCACGCTGCTGTTCACCCACCTGGACGGCGGCCGGACCGCCGGTGCCGACGTCGTGCTCCCGACCCGGTTCCACATCCGCAGCTCCTGCGCCCGGCCTGGTCGCTGA
- a CDS encoding Lrp/AsnC family transcriptional regulator, translating to MSLDQLDTAIVHALDVDGRATYARIGSVLGVSTQTVARRCRRLRDTAGLRVIGLPDPEQAGLTRWLLRITAAPAGARGLADSLVRRGDTQWVKLVSGGTEIFAIVNATDDGDSARAMLLHDLPRTASVHAVRAHCLLHSYFGGPSAWRGRRDSLDEAQQAELTEPQPRMPFAQIRPLHAGDGPLLTALQRDGRASHVELAQATGWSQATVAHRLAELRSAGSIYFDLEIDAAEYGVRTHAMLWLAVEPAHLDTVARELAEHPEVAFVGAITGPSNLMVNALCGTPAELHAYLVTRIGRIDGIRGVETTPVLRTLKASSPIPDRRRSHP from the coding sequence GTGAGCCTGGACCAGCTGGACACCGCGATCGTGCACGCGTTGGATGTGGACGGGCGGGCGACGTACGCCCGGATCGGTTCGGTGCTCGGCGTGTCCACCCAAACCGTCGCGCGCCGCTGCCGCCGGCTGCGCGACACGGCCGGGCTGCGCGTGATCGGTCTGCCGGATCCGGAACAGGCCGGGCTGACCCGGTGGCTGCTGCGGATCACCGCCGCTCCCGCGGGCGCGCGGGGACTCGCCGATTCCCTGGTCCGGCGCGGGGACACGCAGTGGGTCAAGCTCGTTTCGGGCGGGACCGAAATCTTCGCCATCGTCAACGCGACCGACGACGGCGATTCGGCCAGGGCGATGTTGCTCCACGACCTTCCGCGCACCGCCAGCGTCCACGCCGTCCGCGCGCACTGCCTGCTGCACAGTTACTTCGGCGGGCCGAGCGCGTGGCGCGGCCGCCGGGACAGCCTGGACGAGGCGCAGCAGGCCGAACTCACCGAGCCACAGCCGCGGATGCCGTTCGCGCAGATCCGTCCGCTCCACGCCGGGGACGGGCCGCTGCTGACCGCGCTCCAGCGCGACGGACGCGCCAGCCACGTCGAACTGGCCCAGGCCACCGGCTGGTCCCAGGCCACGGTCGCGCACCGGCTCGCCGAGCTCCGCAGCGCCGGAAGCATCTACTTCGACCTGGAGATCGACGCCGCCGAATACGGTGTGCGCACCCATGCCATGCTCTGGCTCGCGGTGGAACCGGCACATCTCGACACCGTGGCGCGCGAACTGGCCGAACACCCCGAGGTCGCCTTCGTCGGAGCGATCACCGGGCCCAGCAACCTGATGGTCAACGCGCTCTGCGGCACTCCCGCGGAACTCCACGCCTATCTGGTCACCCGGATCGGGCGTATCGACGGCATCCGCGGTGTGGAGACCACCCCGGTGCTACGCACCCTCAAAGCGTCCAGCCCGATCCCGGACCGCCGGCGATCGCATCCGTGA
- a CDS encoding MFS transporter has protein sequence MTTSIRPDDTGTGTRSSRWVALCVLLLAEAMNLLDTTIVQVAAPVIRNELQGDGADIQWFTAAYTLAFAVLLIPGGRIGDIIGRRRALRLGMTGFVLASLVCACALTPTMLITARAVQGAAAALVIPQTIGLIRAMFDGPDLGRAFGTIGPVMGLAAVCGPVLGGVLTSTDLFGSSWRSVFLVNVPLGVLTLVGTRLLPRSFAPHRPRFDVLGTLLVAAGSGLVIYPLIERAHWLLLGLGAVVLTGFAVTQRLRSAPLVEPSLFARIRFPAALVCSTLFYAVMQGLLQVFVLHAQLIEHAGALTTGLRLLPWSVAMGLAAVVAGNWLVPRAGGSVMYTGLAVLLAGVVTVLLAPDALPVALAVVGAGIGLFTAPFFTTALAKVRPEENGSAAGLLNAVQQFGGTLGVAALGSLFFTSGAGTALLTACGLSLLTVVAVAIMRSGSS, from the coding sequence ATGACCACATCGATCAGACCCGACGACACGGGGACCGGCACCCGGAGCAGTCGGTGGGTGGCACTGTGCGTGCTGCTGCTCGCCGAAGCGATGAACCTGCTCGACACCACGATCGTCCAGGTCGCGGCGCCGGTGATCCGCAATGAACTGCAGGGGGACGGTGCGGACATCCAATGGTTCACCGCGGCCTACACGCTCGCCTTCGCGGTGCTGCTGATCCCCGGTGGCCGGATCGGGGACATCATCGGCCGCAGGCGGGCGCTGCGGCTCGGCATGACCGGTTTCGTGCTCGCCTCGCTGGTGTGCGCGTGCGCACTCACGCCGACGATGCTGATCACCGCGCGAGCCGTGCAGGGCGCGGCGGCGGCGCTGGTCATTCCGCAGACGATCGGCCTGATCCGGGCCATGTTCGACGGTCCGGACCTCGGCAGGGCCTTCGGCACCATCGGCCCGGTGATGGGCCTGGCCGCCGTCTGCGGACCGGTTCTCGGCGGGGTGCTCACCAGCACCGACCTGTTCGGTTCCTCCTGGCGCTCGGTGTTCCTGGTCAACGTGCCGCTCGGGGTGCTCACCCTCGTCGGAACCCGGCTGCTGCCGCGAAGCTTCGCGCCACACCGGCCTCGTTTCGACGTGCTCGGCACACTGCTGGTCGCGGCCGGCTCCGGGCTGGTGATCTATCCGCTGATCGAGCGCGCGCACTGGCTGCTGCTGGGTCTCGGCGCGGTGGTGCTGACCGGATTCGCGGTCACTCAGCGCCTGCGGTCCGCGCCACTGGTCGAACCGAGCCTGTTCGCCCGGATCCGGTTCCCGGCCGCACTGGTGTGTTCCACCCTGTTCTACGCGGTCATGCAGGGGCTCTTGCAGGTGTTCGTGCTGCATGCCCAGCTGATCGAGCACGCCGGCGCGCTCACCACCGGACTCCGGCTGCTGCCCTGGTCGGTCGCGATGGGGCTGGCCGCGGTGGTCGCCGGAAACTGGCTCGTGCCCCGGGCCGGCGGATCCGTCATGTACACCGGGCTCGCGGTGCTCCTCGCCGGTGTGGTCACGGTGCTCCTGGCTCCGGACGCGCTGCCGGTGGCGCTGGCCGTCGTGGGAGCCGGCATCGGCCTGTTCACCGCGCCGTTCTTCACCACCGCGCTGGCGAAGGTGCGACCGGAGGAGAACGGGTCCGCGGCGGGACTGCTCAACGCCGTGCAGCAGTTCGGCGGCACGCTCGGCGTCGCAGCACTCGGCAGCCTCTTCTTCACCAGCGGAGCCGGCACAGCACTGCTGACCGCGTGCGGGCTGTCGCTGCTGACCGTCGTGGCAGTCGCGATCATGCGCAGCGGTAGCTCTTGA
- a CDS encoding dihydrodipicolinate synthase family protein, protein MTLDLHGIIPPLVSPFTADEQPDPAALRAEVRYHLDLGVHGLCITGSTGDGQMVSLEDSVAFAEAAVAETAGQVPVVAGIIRDSTREVIRYGKAIAATGVDALQVTPVHYLFQPDEDTTVEYYRRIADETGLPIVIYNVIPYALIPATTVARVLNEVPNVIGVKQSGGNIHQLADLLHLAPEGGKVFTAVDDLLYPSYLLGAQGAISATLTVVPELCLAQWDAVRRGDHASALELHNKQLPVWRAIDGPNMTVRIKAALALQGRDGGHGLSPLTPVSDAEREALRAALVAADVKLA, encoded by the coding sequence ATGACCCTCGATCTCCACGGCATCATCCCGCCGCTGGTCAGCCCGTTCACCGCGGACGAGCAGCCGGATCCGGCGGCCCTGCGCGCGGAGGTCCGCTACCACCTCGACCTCGGCGTGCACGGGTTGTGCATCACGGGCAGCACCGGCGACGGCCAGATGGTCAGCCTCGAGGATTCGGTCGCGTTCGCCGAGGCCGCGGTGGCCGAGACCGCCGGGCAGGTTCCGGTGGTCGCCGGGATCATCCGCGACAGCACCAGGGAGGTCATCCGCTACGGCAAGGCGATCGCTGCCACCGGGGTGGACGCGCTCCAGGTGACGCCGGTGCACTACCTGTTCCAGCCGGACGAAGACACCACCGTCGAGTACTACCGGCGCATCGCCGACGAGACCGGCCTGCCGATCGTGATCTACAACGTGATCCCGTACGCGCTCATCCCGGCGACCACCGTCGCCCGCGTGCTGAACGAGGTCCCGAACGTGATCGGGGTGAAGCAGTCGGGCGGCAACATCCACCAGCTGGCGGATCTGCTGCACCTCGCGCCCGAGGGCGGAAAGGTGTTCACCGCCGTCGACGACCTGCTGTACCCGAGCTACCTGCTCGGCGCGCAGGGCGCGATCAGCGCGACGCTGACGGTGGTGCCGGAACTGTGCCTGGCCCAGTGGGACGCCGTGCGGCGTGGCGACCACGCGTCCGCACTGGAGCTGCACAACAAGCAGCTGCCGGTGTGGCGGGCGATCGACGGGCCGAACATGACCGTGCGAATCAAGGCCGCGCTGGCGTTGCAGGGCCGCGACGGCGGACATGGGCTGTCGCCACTGACACCGGTGAGCGACGCGGAACGCGAGGCGCTGCGAGCCGCGCTCGTGGCCGCGGACGTAAAGCTCGCCTGA
- a CDS encoding GntR family transcriptional regulator, which yields MTTPETGFAVVTDSLADQVYRLLRDQIVHGRHPQGERLDIPALAASMGVSKTPIREALVRLEADQLVVTRPRSGTFVARITAADIDEMCGMRKAIEWFATGEATLRMPERTKRRLKAELETADRAAARGDYEPFYRSDQNLHRSIVEHAGNARVVAVRDGIEAYLEWLRIGDTTDPAQVAVSAARHHEIVDAMLAGDAAAAREVAALHVDEVREQTLADFHAAHPES from the coding sequence ATGACGACGCCGGAAACCGGGTTCGCGGTGGTGACCGATTCATTGGCCGACCAGGTCTACCGGCTGCTGCGCGACCAGATCGTGCACGGCCGCCATCCGCAGGGCGAACGCCTGGACATCCCCGCGCTGGCGGCGTCGATGGGGGTGTCGAAGACGCCGATCCGCGAGGCACTGGTCCGCCTCGAAGCCGACCAGCTGGTCGTCACGCGGCCGCGGTCGGGCACGTTCGTCGCCCGCATCACCGCCGCGGACATCGACGAGATGTGCGGGATGCGCAAGGCGATCGAGTGGTTCGCGACCGGCGAGGCCACCCTGCGAATGCCCGAACGGACCAAACGCCGGCTCAAAGCCGAACTCGAGACGGCGGACCGGGCCGCCGCGCGCGGCGACTACGAACCGTTTTACCGCTCCGACCAGAACCTGCACCGCTCGATCGTCGAGCACGCCGGCAACGCGCGGGTGGTCGCCGTGCGCGACGGCATCGAGGCGTACCTCGAATGGCTTCGCATCGGCGACACCACCGACCCGGCACAGGTCGCCGTCTCCGCCGCACGCCACCACGAGATCGTCGACGCGATGCTCGCCGGCGACGCCGCGGCGGCCCGGGAGGTCGCGGCGCTGCACGTCGACGAGGTCCGCGAGCAGACCCTCGCCGATTTCCACGCCGCGCATCCCGAGTCCTGA
- a CDS encoding dihydrodipicolinate synthase family protein, giving the protein MPEKPGPALRGIIATVVTPFDEHGEIDTGRLRAEVRHLLGAEVTALCACGTTGEGNALSAQESALVCSTVVEEVADRVPVIGGIIQNSTHEVLRYGAALKAAGVAALQITPVHYLWAPTAESTVEYYAEIGAALELPIVIYNVVPWALIEPALVDRLADLPWVIGIKQSGGDLHKLADLVETVSDRISVLAAVDDLHLPAFVLGAQGALAAIPTVTPFLSTALWDAVQSGDLALARKLHGRILPIWRAIDGPNQPATIKEALRLQGRDGGLPRRPVSPVTPEVSARIAAALDGAGLLAPGVEPLR; this is encoded by the coding sequence ATGCCGGAGAAGCCCGGACCCGCACTGCGCGGAATCATCGCCACGGTCGTGACCCCGTTCGACGAACACGGCGAGATCGACACCGGCAGACTACGCGCGGAGGTCCGCCATCTGCTCGGCGCCGAGGTCACCGCGTTGTGCGCGTGCGGGACCACCGGCGAGGGCAACGCGTTGTCGGCGCAGGAGAGCGCGCTGGTGTGCTCGACCGTCGTCGAGGAGGTCGCCGACCGGGTGCCGGTGATCGGCGGCATCATCCAGAACTCCACGCACGAGGTGCTCCGCTATGGCGCCGCGCTCAAGGCCGCCGGCGTCGCGGCCCTGCAGATCACGCCGGTGCACTACCTGTGGGCGCCGACGGCCGAGTCCACTGTGGAGTACTACGCGGAGATCGGCGCGGCGCTGGAGCTGCCGATCGTGATCTACAACGTGGTGCCGTGGGCGCTGATCGAGCCCGCGCTCGTCGATCGGCTGGCCGATCTGCCGTGGGTGATCGGCATCAAGCAGTCCGGCGGCGATCTGCACAAGCTGGCCGATCTGGTGGAGACGGTGTCCGACCGGATTTCCGTGCTGGCCGCGGTGGACGACCTGCACCTGCCGGCGTTCGTCCTCGGCGCGCAGGGGGCGCTGGCGGCGATCCCGACGGTGACGCCGTTCCTGTCCACCGCGTTGTGGGACGCGGTGCAGTCCGGCGATCTGGCGCTCGCCCGGAAGCTGCACGGCCGGATCCTGCCGATCTGGCGGGCCATCGACGGGCCGAACCAGCCGGCCACCATCAAGGAGGCGCTGCGTCTGCAGGGCCGCGACGGCGGGCTGCCGCGGCGGCCGGTCAGCCCGGTCACTCCCGAGGTCAGTGCCCGGATCGCGGCCGCACTCGACGGCGCGGGCCTGCTCGCGCCCGGCGTCGAGCCGCTGCGCTGA
- a CDS encoding FAD-binding oxidoreductase yields MSVPLATTDLTTALAAVLPGGTVQTDPDVLAAHSCDHASTCPAGVPACLVRPRTTEEVSAVLRYAYEHRIPVVPQGARTGLSGGANAVDGAILLSLERMTAILGIDEDNQIATVEPGVVNAEFSRAVARRGLFYPPDPSSWEMSTLGGNVATNAGGLCCVKYGVTADWIRGLEVVLADGRVLRTGRDTAKGVAGYDLTRLFTGSEGTLGVVTKIVTALRPAAEAPRTAIAFFGDLGSACATVTDVMTGGLRPSLLELIDPVGLAEVSRERDYGFPPGTSTVLIAQSDSVAEAEGVLGGFTTAVRRHGGEALVADDPEEGKLFLAARRSVGLVLEKRGALLSDDVCVPRTRLRELVAGVGEIGDRLGVRIACTGHAGDGNMHPTIVFDAADPDEKRRAEEAFEAVMALGLRLGGTITGEHGVGLLKRGWLERELGPVGLDAHRWIKTAFDPRSILNPGKVLARF; encoded by the coding sequence ATGAGTGTCCCGCTCGCCACGACCGACCTCACCACCGCGCTGGCGGCGGTGCTGCCCGGTGGCACGGTGCAGACCGATCCGGACGTGCTCGCCGCGCACAGCTGTGATCACGCGTCGACGTGTCCGGCCGGGGTTCCGGCGTGTCTTGTGCGCCCGCGCACCACCGAGGAGGTCTCGGCGGTTCTTCGGTACGCCTACGAGCACCGGATTCCGGTCGTGCCGCAAGGCGCGCGGACCGGGCTGTCCGGCGGCGCCAACGCGGTCGACGGCGCCATCCTCCTTTCACTGGAGCGGATGACGGCGATCCTCGGCATCGACGAGGACAACCAGATCGCGACCGTCGAACCGGGTGTGGTGAACGCCGAGTTCTCGCGTGCGGTGGCGCGGCGGGGGTTGTTCTACCCGCCGGATCCGTCTTCCTGGGAGATGTCGACGCTCGGCGGCAACGTCGCGACCAACGCGGGCGGGCTGTGCTGTGTGAAGTACGGCGTGACCGCGGACTGGATCCGCGGACTGGAGGTCGTGCTGGCCGACGGGCGGGTGCTGCGCACCGGACGCGACACGGCGAAGGGCGTGGCCGGCTACGACCTCACCCGGCTGTTCACCGGATCCGAGGGAACGCTGGGCGTGGTCACGAAGATCGTCACCGCGTTGCGTCCCGCGGCGGAGGCACCGCGCACCGCGATCGCGTTCTTCGGCGATCTCGGCTCCGCCTGCGCGACGGTCACCGACGTGATGACCGGAGGACTGCGCCCGTCGTTGCTGGAGCTGATCGATCCGGTGGGGCTGGCGGAGGTCTCGCGGGAGCGCGACTACGGTTTCCCGCCCGGTACCAGCACCGTGCTGATCGCCCAGTCGGACTCCGTCGCCGAGGCCGAGGGCGTGCTCGGCGGGTTCACCACGGCAGTGCGGCGGCACGGGGGAGAAGCCCTGGTCGCCGACGATCCCGAAGAAGGCAAGCTCTTCCTCGCCGCCCGCCGTTCGGTCGGCCTGGTGCTGGAAAAGCGCGGTGCGTTGCTCAGCGACGACGTGTGCGTTCCCCGTACCCGGCTGCGGGAGCTGGTCGCCGGCGTCGGCGAGATCGGCGACCGGCTCGGCGTCCGGATCGCCTGTACCGGCCACGCGGGCGACGGCAACATGCACCCCACGATCGTCTTCGACGCCGCCGACCCGGACGAGAAGCGGCGGGCCGAGGAGGCATTCGAGGCCGTGATGGCGCTGGGCCTGCGCCTCGGCGGCACGATCACCGGCGAGCACGGCGTCGGCCTGCTCAAACGCGGCTGGCTCGAACGCGAACTCGGTCCGGTCGGCCTCGACGCGCACCGGTGGATCAAGACCGCCTTCGACCCCCGCTCGATCCTGAACCCCGGCAAGGTCCTCGCCCGGTTCTGA
- a CDS encoding MFS transporter yields the protein MAVQPRVSALAAGLRPTTVRYRILGLILAVTAVNYLDRTILSIAMPAIKDEFGLSGTQQGALLSAFSWAYVLCQIPGGWLLDRYGAKLTYGYAILFWSLATCAIAAARGFAGFLGLRITLGIAEAPSFAGNNKMVTAWFPSKERARATAVYNSGNFIGLALFLPLLAWLVTSYGWHSIFLLLGLAGVVVSMLWFRFAKSTPAEHPKVNDAERALTAADAAPQEKRKATRADLKYLLTKRRMWGMYLAQFCTNGVMWFFLTWFPSYLVEAKGMAFVKAGFLASLPYLAALVGVLFSGALSDRMLKRGVSRTVARKVPMMLGFAGSASIILGNYTSAPAAVITVMSVAFFAQGMSAIGWTLASEIAPLRMMGLSGGVFGFFTNLGGAIVPIVVGVILDASGSFNGALVFVAILAVAGFFAYLVLIDKVERLDPDAEAAR from the coding sequence ATGGCAGTGCAGCCACGCGTGTCCGCCCTCGCGGCGGGCCTGCGTCCCACCACGGTCCGGTACCGGATCCTGGGTCTCATCCTCGCCGTCACGGCGGTCAACTACCTGGACCGCACGATCCTCTCGATCGCCATGCCGGCGATCAAGGACGAGTTCGGCCTGTCCGGCACCCAGCAGGGCGCGCTGCTCTCGGCGTTCTCCTGGGCTTACGTGCTGTGCCAGATCCCCGGCGGCTGGCTGCTCGACCGCTACGGCGCGAAACTCACCTACGGCTACGCGATCCTGTTCTGGTCGCTGGCGACCTGTGCGATCGCGGCGGCCCGCGGGTTCGCCGGATTCCTCGGGCTGCGCATCACCCTCGGGATCGCCGAGGCGCCTTCCTTCGCGGGCAACAACAAGATGGTCACCGCCTGGTTCCCGTCGAAGGAACGTGCCAGGGCGACCGCGGTGTACAACTCGGGCAACTTCATCGGACTGGCGCTGTTCCTGCCGCTGCTGGCGTGGCTGGTGACCAGCTACGGATGGCATTCGATCTTCCTGCTGCTCGGTCTCGCCGGGGTGGTGGTGTCGATGCTGTGGTTCCGCTTCGCCAAGAGCACCCCGGCCGAGCATCCGAAGGTCAACGACGCCGAGCGCGCGCTGACCGCCGCCGACGCGGCTCCGCAGGAGAAGCGCAAGGCCACCCGGGCGGACCTGAAGTACCTGCTGACCAAGCGCCGGATGTGGGGCATGTACCTCGCGCAGTTCTGCACCAACGGCGTGATGTGGTTCTTCCTGACCTGGTTCCCGAGCTACCTCGTCGAGGCGAAGGGCATGGCGTTCGTGAAGGCCGGGTTCCTCGCTTCGCTGCCGTACCTGGCGGCGCTGGTGGGGGTGCTGTTCAGTGGCGCGCTGTCGGACCGGATGCTCAAACGCGGGGTTTCCCGCACGGTGGCCCGGAAAGTGCCGATGATGCTCGGCTTCGCCGGTTCGGCGTCGATCATCCTGGGCAACTACACCTCGGCGCCGGCCGCGGTGATCACGGTGATGTCGGTGGCGTTCTTCGCGCAGGGCATGAGTGCGATCGGCTGGACCCTGGCCTCGGAAATCGCGCCGCTGCGGATGATGGGGCTCTCCGGCGGTGTGTTCGGGTTCTTCACGAACCTGGGCGGGGCGATCGTGCCGATCGTCGTCGGCGTGATCCTCGACGCCAGCGGCTCCTTCAACGGCGCGCTGGTGTTCGTCGCGATCCTCGCGGTGGCCGGGTTCTTCGCCTACCTGGTGCTGATCGACAAGGTGGAGCGACTCGACCCGGACGCCGAGGCCGCCCGCTGA
- a CDS encoding GntR family transcriptional regulator — MTAPGPGLVTDKLSEQIYRLLRSRIVHGELEPGHRIDLPALIAELGISKTPLREALARLEIDGLVSTKPRSGTFVATLTVKDIGEVCDLRRGIEWAAASEAARRIPEDLVHELRAEVVEAERKARDGDYEPFFASDQRLHAAIMTHSGNDRLIRVRDSVEAYVQWMRVVGATGPHRIAGSSRRHREILDALLTREPADAAAAVAQHIEEVKIWTIEDFGQLGHR; from the coding sequence ATGACCGCACCCGGCCCCGGACTCGTCACGGACAAGCTGTCCGAGCAGATCTACCGGTTGCTGCGCAGCCGGATCGTGCACGGGGAGCTCGAACCGGGGCACCGGATCGACCTGCCCGCCCTGATCGCGGAACTGGGCATCTCGAAGACCCCGCTGCGGGAGGCGCTGGCCAGGCTGGAGATCGACGGCCTGGTCAGCACCAAACCCCGCTCGGGAACCTTCGTCGCGACACTGACCGTCAAGGACATCGGCGAGGTGTGCGATCTGCGTCGCGGCATCGAATGGGCAGCCGCGTCCGAGGCCGCGCGGCGGATTCCCGAGGACCTCGTGCACGAGCTGCGCGCGGAGGTCGTCGAGGCCGAGCGCAAGGCGCGGGACGGCGACTACGAGCCGTTCTTCGCCAGCGACCAGCGGCTGCACGCGGCGATCATGACCCACTCGGGCAACGACCGGCTCATCCGGGTGCGGGATTCGGTCGAGGCCTACGTGCAGTGGATGCGGGTGGTCGGCGCCACCGGACCGCATCGCATCGCCGGGTCCAGCCGACGGCACCGGGAAATCCTCGACGCGCTGCTGACCCGCGAGCCCGCGGACGCCGCGGCGGCGGTGGCGCAGCACATCGAAGAAGTGAAGATCTGGACCATCGAGGACTTCGGGCAGCTCGGTCACCGCTGA